From Rhodococcus sp. B7740:
CATCGGCAAGGAGCTGACGCTCAAGGGCTTCATTGTCGGCTCCTACGCGCACGTGACCGAGGAGTTCCGCTCGAAGATGACCGAGTGGCTGGGCAGCGGCGTAGTCGAATTCGACGAGACGGTCGTCGACGGTCTGAACAACGCCCCCTCGGCGTTCATCGGCCTGATGAAGGGCGAGAACACCGGCAAGATGGTTGTCACCATCTAGGTAGAACCCGAACGGTTTCACCGCAGACCACACCCCGGCCGGAATTTCCGGCCGGGGTGTTTCCATGCCCAGACCGATTACAGTCGGTGCATGCCCGCCGCTCCCCTCCCGTTGCGCGACGGCCTCGATCCCACTCGGGTGCGGATGCCGGAGGTCGCGACCGGAGCGACGGTGCTCGAGTACCTGCGCGCCCGGTTCCCGCAGGACGCCGCCCGACTGACCGAGAAAGTTGCGGGCGGCCAGATCGTCGACGCAGCAGGCGTACCCGTCGATTCGACGACCGTCGCGAGACCGCGGGCGGACATCTACCTCTACCGCGACCCGCCGGTGGAGCCGACGGTTCCGTTCTCACTCGACGTCCTCCATCGCGACGAGAACTTGCTCGTCGTCGACAAGCCGCATTTTCTGGCCACCACTCCGCGCGGCGCATACATCGCTCGCTCGGCCCTCGTTCTGCTCCGCCGCCGATTCGACCTGCCCGAGCTCAGCCCGGCGCACCGTCTGGACAGGCTCACCGCAGGGGTTCTGGTGTTCACCGTGCGACAGCAGGCCCGCCGGCCGTACCAGGAACTCTTCGCTCAACGCACCATCACCAAGCAGTACGAGGCGATTGCCCCACGCTCCCGGGACATCGACTTCCCGCTGACGGTACGCAGCCGAATCATCAAGGAGCGCGGCGTTCTTCAGGCCCGAGAGATACCGGGCGAGCCCAACGCGGAAACACTCGTCGAGCTCGTCGACACGTTCGGATCCCACGGCCTGTACCGATTGCGTCCGCGAACCGGAAAGACGCATCAACTTCGAGTTCATCTGTGCTCGTTGGGCATTCCGATCGTCGGCGACAATTTCTATCCATCGTTCCGTGAGGTCGCCGACGACGACTACTCCGACCCGCTTCGCTTGCTGGCGCGTTCGATCGAATTCGTCGATCCGCTCAGCGGCCTGATTCGACGGTTCGAGAGCAATCGGAGTCTCGATCCGCCTGCGTCGCAGCAGCTTCCGACGTGAGCTCGGCGGTACGGACGGTGATTCGATGCGAGATGACCGCGAGCGCGAACAGTCCCACCGCCACATTCCCCAGCGCGGCGAAACCCTCCTGAGCGAAGTCCACGAGGGCGTTGAGAAGAGTGAAGATCAACGCGGACACCCGGAGGGTTCGCAGCGGCCAGAGCGGTCCTCGAACACGTAAGCACAGCATCGCAGGCAGCGCCGTGACGAAGGTGAGGCAGGCACTGACGAACAGGATCCCGCTCGCGATTCCCATTCTGTCGACGTCGATCGTCAGGTCGCGTCGATCGATGTGCAGGTCCCCGATGACGAGCTCGACGATCCCGAACACCACCCCCGCCCCGGAGAGCAGAACCAACCCCCACCCGACGACGGGAATCCACCGGGCGCTGGTGAAGAACGCGGGAATCAGCCGGGGAACGACATTTTTCAGCGAGTGGGTCCGCGACGTCGACTGTCGAGCGCGGCCGAGCAACAGTCGGATCCCGGCCACGGTGTCCGCGTCGGCACCCTCGGCCTCGGCCCGCGCGACCATGCGTAGCGCCCAGTCGCGTCGATGCTCGGGTAGGCCGTGCGCGACGCCGTCGGCTGCGATCGCAGCCGCGTTGGCCAGGGATTCGTCGACCGAGGGCCGGCGGAACTCCCGAACGATCCTGCTGAACACCAACAGCAGCACCACCAGGACGTACATGATCTCCGACGAGGGTCCGTAGAAGTAGTCGTTGTCCTTGGTGACGAATTTGCCGACTTCGTCGAGAAAGAGCCCGAATCCGATTCCGCCGAGCACCACCGTGAACACTCGAACGCCGAACCCGGTGAACATCCACCCGATCAGCAACGCGAGCATCATCGCCGCGCCGCCGTACAGGGCGTGAGCGATGTGCAACGATTTGCCCCCGACCTGGGGATAGTCGGTCAATTCCAGGTAAGCCCTTGTGATCAGAATGGTCGCGATGGCGACGACCATGAACGCCTCGGATGCACTGCTTCCGTAGGCATCGCGGATCATGCCACTGCGGTATGTGGTCCCCGGACGACCGGTCATCGATCGAGTATGTGCCGCCTGCCGTCGCCCGCGGGCCGTTTTCGCGGGCCGTTTTCGCGCCTCGATGTTTCCTGGGTTGACAAACCTCGTTGCCGAACCTGCAATGGTGTCATGGAAGATTCGAACACCGGCCTGGACGAGGTCATCGCAGGCCTCGGTCCCCGCCTCAAGCGCATCAGGATGGAGAAGAACACCACCCTGGCATCGCTGTCGGACACCACGGGAATTTCGATCAGCACACTGTCGCGACTCGAGTCCGGTGACCGCAAGCCCAGCCTCGAATTGCTGTGGCCCATCGCTCGTGCGCATCAGATGAAACTCGACGATCTGGTGACCGCGCCGCCCGTGGCGGACCCTCGGGTGCGCACCACGGCCACCGTTCGCGAACACGTGACCATCCTGCCGCTGACGCTGCGTCCCGGCGGCCTTCAGGCGTACAAGCTCCTGGTCCGCCCGGAGGGCTCGGAGCCGCGTCCGCGGACACACGAGGGGTACGAGTGGTTGTACGTCCTCGACGGCACCCTGCGGCTGATTCTCGGCGAGCACGATCTGACGATGAAGGCAGGCGAGGCAGCCGAATTCGACACTCGTGTGCCGCACTGGTTCGGTGCCGTCGGAAACCGACCGGTGGAGCTTCTGAGCCTGTTCGGACCCCAGGGCGAGCGGATGCACGTGCGGGCGAAACCGACGGTATGAAATGTCATGTCCGTGTGAGACAGTGAAGCCGCTCGACGCCAGGATCCACTTCGGTCATCCGCACCGACCACACACCATCTCGAGGAAAAAGATGACCGACAGACTGCCCGAATCGCCTGCGTCCCGCACTCACGTGGACATCGCAACCGGAGTGCTCATCGGGATCCACGGTGGATCCGTTGCCGACGCCATCGACGAGCTGTTCACGACCGCGAGACATCACCGGGTCAGTTTGTTCGAGCTCTCTCGCACGCTCATCACCGTCGCGGAGGGCCGCGACATCGAGCGATCCTCCGCCACCGACGCGGTGTACGAGGTCTGGGGATCGGCACTCGGCCGTCGAGGCGCAGAGACGACCTTCGGCCTGGTCACCGATTCCGCTGCCCTCTGATCGAACGAGCGCTCCGGAGAGCTAGCCGCGAACGGATGGGTCGCTGCGCAGCTCCGGAAAGCGTGCCGTCATCGCGTCGATGTGTCGGTACATCTCGTAGAGCTCGGTTCGGAGCGTCGACGCTTCGGACTCGAACGCTCGGGCCCGTGATTCGGCGCGATCCGCGCGAGCTCGAAACGCCTTGGACTGCGCCAGTTCGATGGACGCCGAGCACGTCTCGATATGTTCGGCCAGCCCTCTCGCGAACACCCTCGCCTGCTCGAGGTTGACGGCATAGTTGTCGTCTCGCGGAGCCGGTGACGCCGCACCGTTCGCTGTGCCCATGGAAACTCGTCACCCTCGATCGTCGGCGGAAATTCTTTCGCGACTCTACGCTCGGTGCCGCATGCTTCGTCCGTGAACCGGCGTCACCCGAAGACGAGTGCCAGCACCACCGATGCCGAGGTGGCAGCGATCGCGATGACGATGGTCGCCGCGATCGCCCGCTGCCGCACCGTTCGGTAACTCGACCCTGCGCGGTCGTACTCCGAGTCGTCCTGATCGCCGTCCCGGCCGTAGAAGTCGTCCGAGTTCAGCCCGTCCTCGTCGAAATACACGACGTCTCGTGGCGGCACCCAGTGCTGACCGTTGGCTTCGATCGCAGCTCCCAGCCGCTCCAGCCGTATCCGAGCGCGGGTGGGATACCAATCGGAGGGCGCGTGGATGGGCAGAGCCCGCGCCATCATCAGAGGCGACCGGTACTGCTTCTCCAGGGCGGCGAACGCTGCGGACGCCGTCGGATCGGCGTCGGACTTGTCGGTGAGGAACCAGACGGCTCCGGCCGCCGCACGATCGCCGAGTACCAGATACGTGTACGCGAGCAATTCGAGGATGCCGGGCGACGTCGGGTTCCGGATCAGTGCGCCGAGCAGTCGATCTCGAGCGGCGATACTGTCTCCGCGCGCCAGATCCTCCTGCGCTCGATCGATCACGTCCACGCGTCGACAATAACTCCTGGGAACGAAAAAGCCCCTGCCGGACGACCGGAAGGGGCTTTCATCGTGCTTGTCGATCCAACACCGTGGTGGCCAGGGCCGGGATCGAACCGGCGACCTTCCGCTTTTCAGGCGGACGCTCGTACCAACTGAGCTACCTGGCCGGGCGGCACCGGTGAAACAATGCCATCGCAATGTCGGTACCTTCGTACCGATGTTGCGACCCTGACGGGACTCGAACCCGCGACCTCCGCCGTGACAGGGCGGCGCGCTAACCAACTGCGCCACAGGGCCTTGCTGTTGTTGCCGCGCTATTTCTAGCGCACCAACTCTCCGAACTGCAAATCCGCATCACGCGGGAAGCGAGACGAAGAATGCTGTACTGCCGACCGGATTGTCAATCCGATCTCTTCCTACGTACCCCCTACGGGATTCGAACCCGCGCTACCGCCTTGAAAGGGCGGCGTCCTAGGCCGCTAGACGAAGGGGGCCCGCCGAACTACTTCGACGTTACCCTCAACGGCGTTCCGTTGGGAGCTGGGATAGCTTAGGACACTTTCGCTGCAAATCTCAAACCGGCAGGTCAGAGGTGGTTTTCGCGCAGTTTTCGCCGTAGTGCTCCCACCCGTGCAGTTTGAACTCGGCGAGCCAACGCTCGGACGCCATGGCGAGCAGTACGACCTCGACGGATTCCTCGAACCGCTCGCGCAGATCTGCGTTGTCGGCAACCAGATCCGACATGTACCGCTGACCGGCCATCGACGCGGCAAGCACCCGCACGAACTTGGCTGCGTCGAACTCCGGCTTGAGGTCGCCCATCGCGAGAGCGCGCTCGGCTTGCTTGTGGCCTTGAGCTCCCCAGACGCGACCGCCCCCGGAGTGCACCTCCGCGTAGAACTCCGGCTCGACTATCAACCGGAACTCGGCGCGCACGATCACGTCGTTCTGGAAGTTCTGCGCGATGTCGTCCACGATCCCGCGGATGACGTAGAACGGGTGTGCGGTGGTGTCGGCCCACTTCTCCGTGATGGCGACGTACCGATCCAGACCGGCCGCGAGCACGGCTCGGGCCAGATCCTCCTTCGACTGGAAATGGAAATACATCGCACCCTTGGTGGCGTTGGAGCCCTCCAAGATGGTGTTGACGGATGCCGCTGCGTATCCACGCTTGGCGAATTCCGCCGCCGCCGCCTCCACGATGGCAGCCCGGGTCCGCCGTGCGCGCTCTTGTTGTGCCATTTATTCCGTGCCTCCGAGCCCCAAGCGCCCTGCGTATCCGCAGGTAGTACATATAGAGAGTACTTCACCCGAACGACACGTGAGTCGACTCACCTACGGTTCGCTTCGCCACACACATCCGTCGGAAAAATCGGTTAGGCGTCCGAAACAAGCCGGATGGTATGATCTGCGCGGCTCGAGTGCGCTGCAGGGGGTGCGCACTCGAGCCGCTTTCCACTCGGTCCACCGCTGTCGCCGACGCAACCTTCTTCGGACCGCCCCCCCTTACCGACCGCGTGCCGACTCGCGGCTCGACCGATTCGCCATCGGCAGCGACCGAGGTACAGCCGAGTTCCGTGAAACGAACGATCGACGCATCGTTCACGTCGCTTGGAGCACACCACGCACTTTCGGTTGAAAACCGAATTACATTTCACGGTAACGGATCTCGGACCAGAACTGATTCGCGTTGCTCGTTAGCATTTCAAATCTAGTGATCGGCAATCGAATACGCCGAAACCGCTGTCTGACCTCGGTCAAATCCATTGCCCGGTAATCGATACGAGAAAGACCGGTCGGTAACGTTTTCGACACGTTCCCGGACTCGCACCGAACTCGCACCTGTACTGACTTACTGTGACATGCACCACATGGAGTAGTTCCGCCGATCGGAAACGAGTGCATGCCATGAAGGTGTCGATTCGCGTATTTCGTTCCATCACAACGTCGTTCGCGGTGGTCGTACTCGCTCTGTCGACGACCGGCACGGCGCCTGCAGACCCCCTGGGTAACTTCGTGGCCCCCGTCGCCGACCCGGCTCTCTATCTACCCACCCCACTGGGTGAGCCCTGGTTCGATCCCCCTGCAGGCTACGAACAACAACCTCCCGGGACCGTACTCGCAACCAGAAAAGTGACCGTCGGACCGTTGTTCACGCCGGTCACCTCGACTCAGATCCTGTTCCGCACCAACGATTCCAAGGACCGTCCCGTCGCTGCGGCCACCACCGTGATCGTGCCGGTCGCACCGTGGACCGGAGCCGGGAGCCGACCCGTCGTGGCATACAACATGGCCATCAATTCACTCGGCAACACCTGTGCGCCGTCGTGGCTGCTTCCTCGCGGCCTCGCCCGAGAGATACCGGCCGTTCAGGCGTTTCTGGCCAAGAACTACGCCGTCGTCGTCACCGATCACGAGGGGCCACGGCAGGCCTACGCCGCCGGACGCATGGCCGCACACGCGGTGCTCGACGCCCTCCGAGCCATGGTTCGACTGCCCGAGCTCGGCGTGCCTGCGTCTTCTCCCATCGCCATGACGGGGTACTCGGGTGGGGCGATCGCCACAGGATGGGCGGCACAATTGGCCCCCACGTACGCGCCCGATGTGA
This genomic window contains:
- a CDS encoding ANTAR domain-containing protein gives rise to the protein MTDRLPESPASRTHVDIATGVLIGIHGGSVADAIDELFTTARHHRVSLFELSRTLITVAEGRDIERSSATDAVYEVWGSALGRRGAETTFGLVTDSAAL
- a CDS encoding TetR/AcrR family transcriptional regulator → MAQQERARRTRAAIVEAAAAEFAKRGYAAASVNTILEGSNATKGAMYFHFQSKEDLARAVLAAGLDRYVAITEKWADTTAHPFYVIRGIVDDIAQNFQNDVIVRAEFRLIVEPEFYAEVHSGGGRVWGAQGHKQAERALAMGDLKPEFDAAKFVRVLAASMAGQRYMSDLVADNADLRERFEESVEVVLLAMASERWLAEFKLHGWEHYGENCAKTTSDLPV
- a CDS encoding DUF6584 family protein produces the protein MDVIDRAQEDLARGDSIAARDRLLGALIRNPTSPGILELLAYTYLVLGDRAAAGAVWFLTDKSDADPTASAAFAALEKQYRSPLMMARALPIHAPSDWYPTRARIRLERLGAAIEANGQHWVPPRDVVYFDEDGLNSDDFYGRDGDQDDSEYDRAGSSYRTVRQRAIAATIVIAIAATSASVVLALVFG
- a CDS encoding helix-turn-helix domain-containing protein; this translates as MEDSNTGLDEVIAGLGPRLKRIRMEKNTTLASLSDTTGISISTLSRLESGDRKPSLELLWPIARAHQMKLDDLVTAPPVADPRVRTTATVREHVTILPLTLRPGGLQAYKLLVRPEGSEPRPRTHEGYEWLYVLDGTLRLILGEHDLTMKAGEAAEFDTRVPHWFGAVGNRPVELLSLFGPQGERMHVRAKPTV
- a CDS encoding lipase family protein; protein product: MKVSIRVFRSITTSFAVVVLALSTTGTAPADPLGNFVAPVADPALYLPTPLGEPWFDPPAGYEQQPPGTVLATRKVTVGPLFTPVTSTQILFRTNDSKDRPVAAATTVIVPVAPWTGAGSRPVVAYNMAINSLGNTCAPSWLLPRGLAREIPAVQAFLAKNYAVVVTDHEGPRQAYAAGRMAAHAVLDALRAMVRLPELGVPASSPIAMTGYSGGAIATGWAAQLAPTYAPDVNLVGAAFGGPPTDYRILLTSMNGTAASTLFLSAALGVAREYPEMFSLMNADGLRLATIAKDMCVGLLAPGGVVAPIPAQALSNVPNVDRTEIAESIIAATRLGGDLAPTIPTMIYQGKQEFWIPRQGAETLYDEWCAQGANVRLEEYLGEHLIVALSGIPGAYAWIDDRLAGIPVPSGCSSFGR
- a CDS encoding pseudouridine synthase; translation: MPAAPLPLRDGLDPTRVRMPEVATGATVLEYLRARFPQDAARLTEKVAGGQIVDAAGVPVDSTTVARPRADIYLYRDPPVEPTVPFSLDVLHRDENLLVVDKPHFLATTPRGAYIARSALVLLRRRFDLPELSPAHRLDRLTAGVLVFTVRQQARRPYQELFAQRTITKQYEAIAPRSRDIDFPLTVRSRIIKERGVLQAREIPGEPNAETLVELVDTFGSHGLYRLRPRTGKTHQLRVHLCSLGIPIVGDNFYPSFREVADDDYSDPLRLLARSIEFVDPLSGLIRRFESNRSLDPPASQQLPT